From the Desulfovibrio sp. JY genome, one window contains:
- a CDS encoding YncE family protein: MRYAFRCLGAVLLTGLLTIPGLAHGARLVREVSIGTFRLSHFPRSVIEPDMHSPKSVAFTPDGRLLLINALEAGKTFAFETGTWRKAWQVSHAFPASEQARHEALIPDNLRQYFDFPPKARAWTGKPVEMAITPDGRLAYVTSYRKNFDPHGHLASSVSIIDIAAGKLIASLPSGPIPKSPAISPDGTRLVVADWGDNTVSVWELGKDGLPLRLVNHFAVGKRLDVSGLTGNRDVQCGYCLRGTTFASDGKTVLISRMSRNNGLDIVDAVSGAHVGFLPDVPTSLRHLVCTRGMVYASSSAGKCLASIKEATLLSPKHKPRRENWRVRKADSGVRTIAVAGDVLVAAMHGRKEIGLYDAASLAPLERLPTAAWPVGACVSPDNRWIAVTAQGYHGSGGNMVAVYRLEDDRQPTVVCSLALVAEEKHVDRLRFAIASLQQSLALVFN, encoded by the coding sequence ATGCGATACGCATTCCGGTGTCTTGGCGCCGTCCTGCTGACGGGCTTACTCACAATTCCCGGATTGGCCCATGGCGCGCGGTTGGTCCGGGAAGTCTCCATCGGGACGTTTCGTCTGTCCCATTTCCCGCGCTCCGTCATCGAACCGGACATGCACTCCCCGAAAAGTGTGGCCTTCACCCCCGATGGCCGGCTGCTCCTTATCAACGCCCTGGAAGCCGGCAAGACCTTCGCCTTCGAAACCGGAACATGGCGCAAGGCATGGCAGGTCAGCCACGCCTTCCCGGCCTCCGAGCAAGCGCGCCACGAGGCCTTGATCCCGGACAATTTGCGGCAGTATTTCGATTTCCCCCCAAAAGCCCGGGCCTGGACAGGCAAGCCGGTGGAGATGGCCATCACCCCGGACGGACGTCTGGCCTACGTCACCAGCTATCGGAAAAATTTTGACCCGCATGGGCATCTGGCCAGTTCGGTCAGCATCATCGACATCGCCGCCGGCAAGCTGATCGCCTCCCTGCCCAGCGGCCCCATTCCCAAGTCCCCGGCCATCTCGCCCGACGGAACACGGCTGGTGGTGGCCGACTGGGGGGACAATACCGTCTCGGTCTGGGAACTCGGCAAGGACGGGCTGCCCCTGCGCCTGGTGAACCATTTCGCCGTCGGGAAACGGCTCGACGTGTCCGGACTCACGGGTAACCGGGACGTGCAATGCGGCTATTGCCTGCGCGGCACGACCTTTGCCTCGGACGGCAAAACCGTGCTCATAAGCCGCATGAGCCGCAACAACGGCCTGGACATCGTGGACGCGGTTTCGGGCGCGCATGTCGGATTTTTGCCCGACGTGCCGACTTCCTTACGGCATCTCGTTTGCACCCGGGGGATGGTCTACGCCTCGTCCTCGGCCGGAAAGTGCCTTGCCAGCATCAAGGAAGCAACGCTGTTGTCCCCCAAGCACAAACCCCGCAGGGAGAACTGGCGCGTCCGGAAAGCGGACTCCGGCGTGCGCACCATCGCCGTGGCCGGCGACGTCCTTGTGGCGGCCATGCACGGCCGCAAGGAGATCGGCCTGTATGACGCCGCGAGCCTCGCCCCCCTGGAAAGGCTCCCGACGGCGGCCTGGCCCGTGGGTGCCTGCGTGTCCCCGGACAATCGCTGGATTGCGGTCACAGCCCAGGGGTACCATGGTTCCGGCGGCAATATGGTGGCCGTTTACCGTCTTGAGGACGACCGCCAGCCCACCGTAGTGTGTTCCCTCGCCCTCGTGGCCGAAGAAAAACACGTGGATCGGTTGCGCTTCGCGATTGCTTCCCTGCAACAAAGCCTCGCGCTGGTTTTCAATTGA
- a CDS encoding SpoIIE family protein phosphatase gives MPHADPAFPPAATEKRTLVLRFDAQPDTVEGILAVVQEWAAQQGIVRDDGLSLRLVLDELLANICMHGAVRDAQGKVDLQLEHLAADRPGETPGDKDPPASAQGHGTTGPRPPQGVVRIVLRDTGKPFNPLAYEPKPVAGIRDTPVGGRGLTLVRLLTARTEYQWTGSGNRLCLELPLNGRSATDTGSPNAASPAAKAGNRLDRLRAVWFGNLALRQTVVFTLCSVALIWGAMALYSLEVANVRAANATTRAMQAMHTQSVISSTFIARVGDAVERLARNARLLPDIAQLAGHPDALLRRLQNGPTLRSLVAEVPVLGVVTGYGGKTWLYRMRDGEPRREGLDRDLTALVAAGDAPARWQRLPMTFGKDDPHAAMLYAVPLTPSGRPEDGWIGTIIVMPWIDRTLHALAGFQNAVPFFLDHTGQYVIYPVGRRMGSGPQSLADEARQDHASGILALEKKILAGGKGVVQLRPILHGDATPWPLPWEGPTSLAYYPMGTPGWSLALLVSSEELGDAPQELPRAFFLMAILGPLCIGCVTWLVTSRTLRPLHDLASCLERFGQGDLDAPVPRARFADEIGRMLDTFERVRVTLRASFRNLVNSAAAEQRMRNELELARNIQRSMLPAVFPRLPWAAVHAGLDMCREVCGDLHDCFVPDPADPTRICCLMGDVCGKGIPAAIVMSRTMSLARAFLLAGLSPAETLSRLNSALLRRENSSMFVTMLVGILDRDGTFSWASAGHPPPLPGPEPQGDGFSPGAARPLAWPGELVLGVRDGQRYSTFHVRLAPGQSLLLYTDGADEAQGPPPSGNAPDASGGELYGEARLAESFDRACREVAPESGPEGIVARLREDLARHMAGRPATDDISLMVITRAREGKELN, from the coding sequence ATGCCGCACGCTGACCCCGCTTTCCCACCCGCCGCCACGGAGAAGCGCACCCTTGTCCTGCGTTTCGACGCCCAACCGGACACCGTGGAGGGCATCCTCGCCGTTGTCCAGGAATGGGCCGCCCAGCAAGGCATCGTCCGCGACGACGGCCTTTCGTTGCGCCTTGTGCTCGATGAACTGCTTGCGAACATCTGCATGCATGGCGCTGTCCGCGACGCCCAGGGGAAGGTCGACCTGCAGCTGGAACATCTGGCGGCGGACAGGCCAGGGGAAACGCCCGGCGACAAGGACCCGCCCGCGTCGGCCCAAGGCCATGGTACAACGGGACCGCGTCCTCCCCAGGGCGTTGTCCGCATCGTGCTGCGCGACACGGGCAAGCCCTTCAATCCCCTCGCCTACGAGCCCAAACCCGTGGCCGGCATCCGCGACACCCCGGTCGGCGGACGCGGCCTCACCCTGGTGCGTCTGCTGACCGCGCGGACCGAGTACCAATGGACAGGCTCCGGCAACCGGCTTTGCCTCGAGTTGCCGCTCAACGGCCGCAGCGCGACGGATACGGGTTCCCCGAACGCCGCATCCCCGGCCGCCAAGGCCGGCAATAGGCTGGACCGGCTGCGCGCGGTCTGGTTCGGTAATCTGGCCCTGCGCCAGACCGTCGTGTTCACCCTGTGCTCCGTGGCGCTCATCTGGGGGGCCATGGCGCTGTATTCCCTGGAAGTGGCAAACGTGCGCGCCGCCAACGCCACCACCCGCGCCATGCAGGCCATGCACACCCAGTCGGTTATCTCCTCGACATTCATTGCGCGTGTGGGGGACGCCGTGGAGCGTCTGGCCCGAAACGCCCGCCTTCTCCCCGATATCGCGCAACTGGCCGGGCATCCGGACGCGCTGCTGCGGCGACTGCAAAACGGCCCGACACTGCGTTCCCTGGTGGCCGAGGTTCCCGTCCTCGGCGTCGTGACGGGATACGGCGGGAAAACCTGGTTGTACCGTATGCGCGACGGGGAACCGCGCCGGGAGGGCCTGGATCGGGACCTGACGGCCCTGGTTGCCGCCGGCGACGCGCCCGCCCGCTGGCAACGCCTCCCCATGACCTTCGGCAAGGACGATCCCCATGCGGCCATGCTCTATGCCGTGCCCCTGACCCCCTCGGGCAGGCCTGAGGACGGCTGGATCGGCACGATCATCGTCATGCCCTGGATCGACAGGACGCTGCACGCCCTGGCCGGTTTTCAAAACGCGGTCCCCTTCTTCCTCGATCATACCGGACAGTACGTCATCTATCCCGTGGGGCGGCGGATGGGCAGCGGCCCGCAGAGCCTTGCCGACGAGGCGCGCCAAGACCATGCGTCGGGAATCCTGGCCTTGGAAAAGAAAATCCTGGCCGGGGGAAAAGGAGTGGTCCAACTGCGGCCGATCCTCCATGGGGACGCCACCCCCTGGCCGCTGCCCTGGGAAGGGCCCACGTCCCTGGCCTATTACCCCATGGGCACGCCGGGCTGGTCCCTGGCCCTGCTTGTTTCCAGCGAGGAACTCGGCGACGCGCCGCAGGAACTGCCCCGGGCCTTTTTCCTCATGGCCATTCTGGGACCGCTGTGCATCGGCTGCGTCACCTGGCTCGTGACCTCGCGCACGTTGCGCCCCCTGCACGACCTGGCCTCCTGTCTGGAACGTTTCGGCCAGGGCGACCTGGACGCGCCCGTGCCCAGGGCGCGTTTCGCCGACGAAATAGGCCGGATGCTCGATACCTTCGAGCGGGTGCGGGTGACCCTGCGGGCCTCGTTTCGCAATCTCGTCAACAGCGCCGCGGCCGAGCAGCGCATGCGCAACGAGCTGGAGCTGGCCCGAAACATCCAACGCTCCATGCTGCCAGCCGTCTTTCCCCGCCTGCCCTGGGCCGCCGTCCATGCCGGGCTGGATATGTGCCGCGAGGTCTGCGGCGACCTGCACGACTGTTTCGTGCCCGATCCCGCAGACCCGACCCGGATTTGCTGCCTCATGGGCGACGTGTGCGGCAAGGGCATTCCCGCGGCCATCGTCATGAGCCGCACCATGTCCCTGGCCCGCGCCTTTCTGTTGGCCGGCCTTTCCCCGGCCGAAACGCTGTCCCGCCTCAACAGCGCGCTTTTGCGCCGCGAGAATTCCTCCATGTTCGTGACCATGCTCGTGGGCATCCTGGACCGGGACGGAACCTTCTCCTGGGCCAGCGCCGGGCATCCGCCGCCGCTGCCCGGACCCGAGCCGCAAGGAGACGGGTTTTCGCCAGGCGCTGCCCGGCCCTTGGCCTGGCCCGGCGAGTTGGTGCTCGGCGTGCGTGACGGCCAGCGTTATTCCACCTTTCACGTGCGCCTTGCGCCGGGGCAATCCTTGCTGCTCTACACCGACGGCGCGGACGAGGCCCAGGGGCCGCCGCCCTCCGGCAACGCTCCCGACGCCTCCGGCGGCGAACTCTACGGCGAGGCGCGGCTGGCCGAATCCTTCGACCGGGCCTGTCGCGAGGTCGCTCCCGAGTCCGGGCCGGAAGGCATCGTCGCGCGGCTGCGGGAAGATCTCGCGCGGCACATGGCCGGACGGCCCGCCACGGACGACATTTCGCTTATGGTCATCACCCGCGCCCGGGAGGGAAAGGAACTCAATTGA
- a CDS encoding sigma-54 dependent transcriptional regulator produces the protein MDTPLLYAKLTQICEAISRGEYEQAKAVFDLPPGDGQANPGNVLAEALGMMLVRIEAREFELGRAITELTATREELVWHKDRLAHENSRLRAELRRKSDGARPVASAPAMLQLMRQAERAALVDANLLITGETGTGKGVFARHIHAMSQRAGKPFIPINCAAIPASLLESELFGIEAGVASGVQARIGRFEQAAGGAILLDEIGDMPLESQAKLLHVIETGVVERVGGRKPISVGVRIMAATHRDLERRVAEGSFRADLFYRLNVMRLHIPPLRERREDIPLLARLFLARLAERSPFAASIVAPAALKLLLAHCWPGNIRELENELERSALLAEGPAIGPGDLSPLIGMAAPLEDDCAVSPERSRPDMEDEAAAAQDARIATLAEVESAHIRTVLDRMGGNKSKTAQALGISREGLRVKLERTRANHGPQTS, from the coding sequence ATGGATACGCCCTTGCTGTACGCCAAGCTGACCCAGATTTGTGAAGCAATAAGTCGCGGAGAATACGAACAGGCCAAGGCCGTTTTCGACCTGCCCCCCGGCGACGGTCAGGCCAATCCGGGCAATGTCCTGGCCGAGGCTCTGGGCATGATGCTGGTGCGCATCGAAGCGCGCGAGTTCGAACTGGGCCGCGCCATCACGGAGCTGACCGCCACCCGCGAGGAGCTTGTCTGGCACAAGGACCGGCTGGCCCATGAAAACAGCCGGCTGCGCGCGGAATTGCGGCGCAAGTCCGACGGCGCGCGCCCCGTGGCCTCCGCGCCGGCCATGCTCCAGCTCATGCGCCAGGCCGAGCGGGCCGCCCTTGTGGACGCGAACCTGCTCATCACCGGCGAGACCGGGACGGGCAAGGGCGTGTTCGCGCGCCACATCCACGCCATGAGCCAGCGGGCGGGGAAGCCTTTTATCCCCATCAACTGCGCGGCCATTCCCGCCTCGCTGCTGGAAAGCGAACTGTTCGGCATCGAGGCCGGGGTGGCTTCCGGCGTCCAGGCCCGGATCGGACGTTTCGAGCAGGCCGCCGGGGGCGCCATCCTGCTGGATGAAATCGGGGACATGCCCCTGGAAAGCCAGGCCAAGCTGTTGCATGTCATCGAGACGGGTGTGGTGGAGCGCGTGGGCGGGCGCAAACCCATCAGCGTCGGCGTGCGCATCATGGCCGCCACCCACCGCGACCTGGAACGCCGCGTGGCCGAGGGGTCGTTTCGGGCCGACCTTTTTTACCGCCTCAATGTCATGCGCTTGCATATTCCCCCTCTGCGGGAACGCCGGGAAGATATTCCCCTGCTGGCGCGGCTGTTCCTGGCCCGGCTGGCCGAGCGCTCGCCCTTTGCCGCCTCTATCGTCGCCCCGGCAGCCCTGAAGCTTTTACTGGCCCACTGCTGGCCCGGCAATATTCGCGAACTCGAAAACGAGTTGGAACGTTCCGCCCTCCTGGCCGAAGGGCCGGCCATCGGCCCCGGCGACCTCTCTCCCCTTATCGGGATGGCTGCACCGCTGGAGGACGATTGCGCCGTCTCGCCGGAACGGTCCCGGCCGGACATGGAAGACGAAGCCGCCGCCGCGCAGGACGCGCGCATCGCCACGCTGGCGGAAGTGGAATCCGCCCATATCCGGACCGTGCTGGACCGGATGGGGGGCAACAAGTCAAAGACCGCGCAGGCCCTTGGCATCAGCCGGGAAGGGTTGCGCGTCAAACTGGAAAGGACGCGCGCAAACCACGGGCCTCAGACCTCCTGA
- a CDS encoding SpoIIE family protein phosphatase, with translation METRQSLPILVGLVGVLALLLTLGYLHARDQILASARGQVAQLVGSIARQDDYNRNWLKRGMQPLLRLVATFPHLNGQEQKAADADLSAIISDARGRQIVDVLLLDAHGKVTMRRYDSKKLLSVGPPPMTEWTRQRVQAFTAPQWHAPEVDAARNLMLRYSVPIVDTDSGGKTETIGICSVSLAISWFSDRVRSFSPFTNGSVFFLTRNGMWTLPPQDDIPLARLKTRMLAQASGESSFVWKDTPYMAVFMPMAGGELHLGLLIPRKDLFGDLDGLTHLLGLIGLAVLVLAAYSLHRTSKTVLSPLKPLGRLAARLARGELEADPHAPAPGPATRFPDEAQRLRLATEKLRRALRQRMQDLTLIGRTRERLFGEMTFARGMQESMRPPKLPQTADMEVAAFAHTAGDVCGDMYDYFFQSPRRLCCVMGNAAAHGVPAALLTSRIIPLLHELLLTGLPPGKALEHSNRVLGPTASREQHMVSVFAGILDLDDGLLRWASAGHTPPFRSLGREVDQLDWTGNMPLGIRDKETYPEREIRLRRGETLLFAGPRLLSVTDALGRSYGERALRRFLAGNTDAPADLVRALYARIRQHAGGPPQDDLTFFAVRWRGDVAKGTPRPPVDPWNVSPEDAGRQEV, from the coding sequence TTGGAAACACGCCAATCCCTACCGATCCTGGTGGGGTTGGTGGGGGTGCTGGCGCTGTTGCTGACACTTGGCTATCTGCACGCCCGGGATCAGATACTCGCTTCAGCCCGGGGGCAGGTGGCCCAGCTTGTGGGCAGCATCGCCCGGCAGGACGATTACAACCGCAACTGGCTTAAGCGCGGCATGCAGCCCCTGCTCCGGTTGGTCGCCACCTTTCCCCATTTAAACGGGCAGGAGCAGAAAGCCGCCGACGCGGACCTGTCCGCCATCATTTCCGATGCGCGTGGACGCCAGATTGTGGACGTGCTCCTGTTGGACGCACACGGCAAGGTGACCATGCGCCGCTACGACAGCAAGAAGTTGCTGTCGGTCGGCCCTCCCCCCATGACGGAATGGACGCGGCAGCGCGTCCAGGCTTTTACCGCCCCGCAGTGGCACGCGCCCGAAGTGGATGCCGCACGCAATCTCATGCTGCGCTATTCCGTGCCGATCGTGGACACGGACAGCGGCGGGAAAACCGAAACCATCGGCATTTGCAGCGTCAGCCTGGCTATTTCCTGGTTCTCCGACCGCGTGCGTTCCTTCAGTCCCTTTACAAACGGCAGTGTATTCTTCCTCACGCGCAATGGGATGTGGACCCTGCCGCCGCAAGACGACATCCCCTTGGCCCGGCTCAAGACCCGCATGTTGGCCCAGGCCTCCGGGGAGAGCAGCTTCGTCTGGAAGGATACGCCGTACATGGCTGTTTTCATGCCGATGGCCGGCGGCGAACTGCATTTGGGATTGCTCATCCCGCGCAAGGACCTCTTTGGCGACCTCGACGGGCTGACGCACCTGCTGGGCCTCATTGGACTGGCAGTTTTGGTGCTGGCCGCCTACAGCCTGCACCGCACCTCCAAAACGGTGCTCAGTCCACTCAAGCCCCTGGGCCGGCTGGCCGCGCGGCTGGCGCGCGGGGAGCTGGAGGCCGATCCGCACGCACCGGCCCCAGGGCCCGCCACCCGTTTTCCCGATGAAGCCCAACGCCTGCGCCTGGCCACGGAGAAACTGCGCCGGGCCCTGCGACAGCGCATGCAGGACCTGACTTTGATCGGACGGACACGGGAGCGACTTTTCGGCGAAATGACCTTCGCCCGCGGCATGCAGGAATCCATGCGCCCGCCAAAGCTCCCCCAGACGGCCGATATGGAGGTGGCGGCCTTTGCGCATACGGCCGGGGACGTGTGCGGCGACATGTACGACTATTTTTTCCAAAGCCCCCGGCGTCTGTGCTGCGTCATGGGCAATGCCGCCGCCCACGGCGTGCCCGCCGCCTTGCTGACCAGTCGGATCATCCCGCTGCTGCATGAATTGCTGCTGACCGGCCTGCCCCCGGGCAAGGCCCTGGAGCACAGCAACCGGGTGCTCGGGCCGACGGCCTCCCGCGAACAGCACATGGTCAGCGTTTTCGCGGGGATCCTGGACCTGGACGACGGTCTGCTGCGTTGGGCCAGCGCGGGGCACACGCCGCCGTTTCGCAGTCTGGGGCGGGAGGTGGATCAGTTGGACTGGACCGGCAACATGCCGCTCGGCATCCGCGACAAGGAAACATATCCGGAGCGCGAGATCCGTTTGCGCCGGGGGGAAACGCTGCTTTTTGCCGGACCACGCCTGCTTTCCGTGACGGATGCCCTGGGAAGATCCTACGGGGAACGCGCGTTACGGCGTTTCCTGGCGGGAAATACCGATGCGCCGGCTGACCTTGTGCGGGCGCTTTACGCGCGGATACGCCAGCATGCCGGTGGCCCGCCCCAGGACGACCTGACCTTTTTCGCGGTGCGTTGGCGGGGCGACGTCGCCAAGGGCACGCCGCGGCCTCCGGTCGATCCCTGGAACGTGTCGCCCGAGGACGCCGGCCGTCAGGAGGTCTGA
- a CDS encoding STAS domain-containing protein, with the protein MEIQVRPAQGAYIITLSGRWDTFSASAFEQQCAALVREGMRLVVIDAAGVDYVSSFGLRSLLNTGKLLEPLQGGIHMSSLQAQVRKVFVGSGFSSLFPEYPDVDTALRAFKDKA; encoded by the coding sequence ATGGAAATACAGGTCCGTCCCGCCCAGGGCGCATACATTATCACACTCTCCGGGCGCTGGGACACCTTTTCCGCCTCGGCCTTCGAGCAACAGTGCGCGGCGTTGGTGCGGGAGGGCATGCGTCTGGTCGTCATCGACGCCGCCGGGGTGGATTACGTGAGTTCTTTCGGCCTGCGCAGCCTGCTCAACACCGGGAAGTTGCTGGAGCCCCTACAGGGGGGCATTCATATGAGTTCGCTGCAAGCCCAGGTGCGCAAGGTTTTCGTGGGCAGCGGCTTTAGCAGTCTGTTTCCCGAATACCCCGATGTGGACACGGCTCTGCGGGCGTTTAAGGACAAGGCTTGA
- a CDS encoding beta/gamma crystallin family protein — MKRAYLNGYIAMALFTMVAGLCVLIPNKSEAKRCAAIIYEHIDYGGSRQCLQEGSYNVDDLDIGNDMLSSIKVRDGNTVYLFEHKNYSGRRATVTSNHRYVGDRWNDITSSIIVE; from the coding sequence ATGAAGCGGGCGTACCTTAATGGATATATTGCCATGGCGTTGTTTACCATGGTGGCTGGCCTGTGTGTACTCATCCCCAATAAATCTGAAGCAAAGCGCTGTGCGGCCATCATTTATGAACATATAGATTACGGAGGAAGCAGGCAATGTTTGCAAGAAGGGAGCTACAATGTAGACGATCTTGATATCGGAAATGATATGCTCAGTTCGATAAAAGTCAGAGACGGAAACACTGTTTATTTATTTGAGCATAAGAATTACAGTGGAAGAAGAGCTACGGTAACGAGCAATCATCGATATGTCGGAGACAGATGGAACGATATAACTTCGTCCATTATCGTTGAGTAG
- a CDS encoding cytochrome b N-terminal domain-containing protein → MASSRKSVTDLILHLHPPSVPAATLRFRLSFGLGGMAVTLTGLLFATGLLLLLAYRPETDAAYGSILVITREVPFGRFVRNIHHASANLLVAVALLHLFRVAATGAFGPGRRLNWIIGLVLFALVLAANFTGYLLPWDQLAYWAVTICTSMLGYVPLGGQWLLELFRGGTDISQPTLANFFVLHVAAVPGLLVAFSFWHFWLVRRAGGLVRPGEEGDPRLPTVPHLLVREAAVGLWLIACVLLVAMVWDAPLLAQANPALSPNPAKAPWYFQGFQELLLHLDPVFAVCVWPLLGAAALLAVPFWPGSALPPGDWFGSPRGRRLAAWMAAAGLLFTAGAILLDNFLPVAAGPAASAWITRGLLPTLLVLAVLAGAYRLLVKTWGATRAEAVMACLCLALAGLVVCTVVGVWFRGPEMRLVWPVAQGGA, encoded by the coding sequence ATGGCGTCTTCCCGGAAATCCGTCACGGACCTGATCCTGCACCTGCATCCGCCAAGCGTGCCCGCCGCGACGTTGCGCTTCCGTCTGAGTTTCGGCCTTGGCGGCATGGCCGTGACACTTACCGGGCTGCTTTTCGCCACGGGCCTCCTGCTGCTTTTGGCCTACCGCCCCGAAACCGACGCGGCCTATGGTTCGATCCTGGTCATCACCCGGGAGGTCCCCTTCGGTCGCTTTGTCCGCAACATCCACCACGCCAGCGCCAACCTGCTGGTGGCCGTCGCCCTGCTGCACCTTTTCCGCGTGGCGGCGACCGGCGCGTTCGGCCCGGGCCGGCGGCTCAACTGGATCATCGGCCTGGTGCTTTTTGCCCTTGTCCTGGCCGCCAATTTCACCGGCTACCTGCTTCCCTGGGACCAGCTCGCCTACTGGGCCGTGACCATCTGCACCAGCATGCTCGGCTACGTGCCCCTTGGCGGGCAGTGGCTGCTGGAACTGTTCCGGGGCGGGACGGACATCAGTCAACCGACCCTGGCCAACTTCTTCGTGCTCCATGTAGCGGCCGTGCCCGGTCTGCTGGTCGCCTTTTCCTTCTGGCACTTCTGGCTGGTCCGCCGGGCCGGAGGGCTTGTCCGCCCCGGGGAGGAGGGCGATCCGCGCCTGCCGACCGTGCCGCATCTGCTCGTGCGGGAGGCGGCCGTTGGTCTGTGGCTGATCGCTTGCGTGCTCCTTGTCGCCATGGTCTGGGACGCGCCGCTTCTGGCCCAGGCCAATCCCGCGCTGAGCCCCAATCCGGCCAAGGCGCCGTGGTATTTCCAGGGCTTCCAGGAACTCCTGCTCCATCTCGATCCGGTTTTCGCCGTCTGCGTCTGGCCGCTTCTCGGCGCGGCGGCCTTGCTGGCCGTGCCCTTTTGGCCCGGCAGCGCCCTGCCGCCCGGGGACTGGTTCGGCTCGCCGCGCGGCCGGCGTCTGGCCGCCTGGATGGCTGCGGCCGGCCTGCTTTTTACCGCCGGGGCCATCCTGCTGGACAATTTCCTGCCCGTCGCCGCCGGGCCGGCCGCCAGCGCCTGGATCACCCGGGGCCTTTTGCCCACGCTCCTCGTGCTTGCCGTACTGGCGGGCGCGTATCGGTTGCTGGTCAAAACATGGGGCGCGACCCGGGCCGAAGCCGTGATGGCCTGTCTGTGCCTGGCCCTGGCCGGGCTTGTCGTGTGCACGGTCGTCGGCGTCTGGTTTCGCGGCCCGGAGATGCGCCTTGTCTGGCCTGTGGCGCAAGGAGGCGCGTAG
- a CDS encoding Rieske (2Fe-2S) protein produces MKRKSKEATPAMENAPVEPGRRRFFGWLWAMIGLAAVAEFCWVGVSFLLARKERSAKAAGARIVTAGSVDTFSPDTVTAIPSGQFFLARLPDGGFLALSRTCTHLGCSIHWDAEKSRFQCPCHGSSFNLAGEVLSAPAPRPLDCYPVRIENGLVKVDVAAPRRRDRFEPDQAARI; encoded by the coding sequence ATGAAGCGCAAAAGCAAAGAGGCGACGCCGGCCATGGAGAATGCCCCGGTCGAACCCGGCCGCCGCCGGTTTTTCGGCTGGCTGTGGGCCATGATCGGACTCGCCGCCGTGGCGGAATTCTGCTGGGTCGGCGTCTCGTTTCTGCTGGCCCGCAAGGAGCGAAGCGCCAAGGCCGCCGGGGCGCGCATCGTCACCGCCGGATCGGTCGACACCTTTTCGCCGGACACGGTGACCGCCATCCCAAGCGGCCAGTTCTTCCTGGCGCGCCTGCCCGACGGCGGTTTTCTGGCCCTGTCGCGCACCTGCACGCACCTGGGCTGCTCGATCCATTGGGACGCGGAAAAAAGTCGCTTCCAGTGTCCCTGCCACGGTTCGAGCTTCAATCTGGCCGGCGAGGTCCTAAGCGCCCCCGCCCCGAGGCCCCTGGACTGTTACCCGGTGCGCATCGAAAACGGCCTGGTAAAGGTAGACGTGGCCGCCCCGCGCCGCCGGGACCGCTTCGAACCGGATCAGGCCGCCCGGATCTGA